A window of Pseudomonas guangdongensis contains these coding sequences:
- the rpoC gene encoding DNA-directed RNA polymerase subunit beta', whose amino-acid sequence MKDLLNLLKNQGQIEEFDAIRIGLASPEMIRSWSFGEVKKPETINYRTFKPERDGLFCAKIFGPVKDYECLCGKYKRLKHRGVICEKCGVEVALAKVRRERMGHIELASPVAHIWFLKSLPSRIGLLLDMTLRDIERVLYFESYVVIEPGMTPLEKGQLLNDEQYFEALEEHGDDFDARMGAEAVFELLAGIDLEHEIDRLREEIPQTNSETKIKKLSKRLKLMEAFQGSGNKPEWMVLTVLPVLPPDLRPLVPLDGGRFATSDLNDLYRRVINRNNRLKRLLDLAAPDIIVRNEKRMLQEAVDALLDNGRRGRAITGSNKRPLKSLADMIKGKQGRFRQNLLGKRVDYSGRSVITVGPTLRLHQCGLPKKMALELFKPFIFGKLEARGMATTIKAAKKMVERELPEVWDVLAEVIREHPVLLNRAPTLHRLGIQAFEPVLIEGKAIQLHPLVCAAYNADFDGDQMAVHVPLTLEAQLEARALMMSTNNVLSPANGEPIIVPSQDVVLGLYYMTREAVNAKGEGRVFADLQEVDRVFRAGEVSLHARVKVRINEVIKDRDSGEITRNTRIVDTTVGRALLFQVVPAGLPFDVVNQSMKKKAISKLINHAYRVVGLKDTVIFADQLMYTGFAYSTISGVSIGVNDFVIPDEKARIIDAATAEVKEIETQYASGLVTQGEKYNKVIDLWSKANDEVSRAMMANLSKERVVNAKGEEEEQDSFNSMFMMADSGARGSAAQIRQLAGMRGLMAKPDGSIIETPITANFREGLNVLQYFISTHGARKGLADTALKTANSGYLTRRLVDVAQDLVVTEIDCGTEHGLLMTPHIEGGDIVEPLGERVLGRVVARDVCKPGTEEVIVPTGTLIDESWVEFLELNSVDEVIVRSPITCETRYGICAKCYGRDLARGHRVNIGEAVGVIAAQSIGEPGTQLTMRTFHIGGAASRSAAQDSIQVKNGGAIRLHNLKHVERTDGALVAVSRSGELAVADEFGRERERYKLPYGAVISVKEGDKVEAGAIVAKWDPHTHPIITEMAGTVTFVGMEEGITVRRQTDELTGLTNIEVMDPNERPAAGREIRPAVKLVDANGKELLLPGTDVPAQYFLPAKTLVNLSDGAKVSVGDVVARIPQETSKTRDITGGLPRVADLFEARRPKEASILAEISGTISFGKETKGKRRLVITPTDGSEPYEALIPKWRHLNVFEGEQVNRGEVISDGPSDPHDILRLLGVSALAKYIVNEIQDVYRLQGVKINDKHIETILRQMLRKVEIAESGDSSFIKGDQMELTQVLEENERLAADDKFIAKYERVLLGITKASLSTESFISAASFQETTRVLTEAAVTGKRDYLRGLKENVVVGRLIPAGTGLAYHSERKRKREADKPQRVSASEVEAALSEALNFGEK is encoded by the coding sequence TTGAAAGACCTGCTTAACCTTTTGAAAAACCAGGGTCAGATCGAAGAGTTCGATGCCATCCGTATCGGCCTGGCGTCGCCCGAGATGATCCGCTCCTGGTCCTTCGGCGAAGTGAAGAAGCCGGAGACCATCAACTACCGTACCTTCAAGCCCGAGCGTGACGGCCTGTTCTGCGCCAAGATCTTCGGCCCGGTGAAGGACTACGAGTGCCTGTGCGGCAAGTACAAGCGCCTCAAGCACCGCGGCGTGATCTGCGAGAAGTGCGGCGTGGAAGTCGCTCTGGCCAAGGTGCGCCGCGAGCGCATGGGTCACATCGAACTGGCTTCGCCGGTCGCCCACATCTGGTTCCTCAAGTCGCTGCCGTCGCGCATCGGCCTGCTGCTGGACATGACCCTGCGCGACATCGAGCGCGTGCTCTACTTCGAGAGCTACGTGGTCATCGAGCCGGGCATGACCCCGCTGGAGAAAGGCCAGCTGCTCAACGACGAGCAGTACTTCGAGGCTCTCGAGGAGCACGGCGACGACTTCGACGCGCGCATGGGCGCCGAGGCGGTCTTCGAGCTGCTTGCCGGCATCGATCTGGAGCACGAGATCGACCGTCTGCGCGAGGAAATCCCGCAGACCAACTCCGAGACCAAGATCAAGAAGCTGTCCAAGCGCCTCAAGCTGATGGAAGCCTTCCAGGGTTCGGGCAACAAGCCGGAGTGGATGGTGCTGACCGTCCTGCCGGTGCTGCCGCCGGACCTGCGCCCGCTGGTGCCGCTGGACGGTGGCCGCTTCGCGACCTCCGACCTGAACGACCTGTACCGCCGGGTGATCAACCGCAACAACCGCCTCAAGCGCCTGCTCGATCTGGCTGCGCCGGACATCATCGTGCGCAACGAGAAGCGCATGCTGCAGGAAGCCGTGGACGCCCTGCTGGACAACGGCCGTCGCGGCCGTGCCATCACCGGCTCCAACAAGCGCCCGCTGAAGTCGCTGGCCGACATGATCAAGGGCAAGCAGGGCCGCTTCCGTCAGAACCTGCTCGGCAAGCGCGTCGACTACTCCGGTCGTTCGGTGATCACCGTCGGCCCGACCCTGCGCCTGCACCAGTGCGGTCTGCCGAAGAAGATGGCCCTGGAGCTGTTCAAGCCGTTCATCTTCGGCAAGCTCGAAGCGCGCGGCATGGCCACCACCATCAAGGCGGCCAAGAAGATGGTCGAGCGCGAGCTGCCCGAGGTCTGGGACGTGCTGGCCGAGGTGATCCGCGAACATCCCGTGCTGCTCAACCGTGCACCGACCCTGCACCGTCTGGGTATCCAGGCGTTCGAGCCGGTGCTCATCGAAGGCAAGGCGATCCAGCTGCACCCGCTGGTCTGCGCCGCGTACAACGCCGACTTCGACGGTGACCAGATGGCCGTGCACGTGCCGCTGACGCTGGAAGCCCAGCTGGAAGCGCGCGCGCTGATGATGTCCACCAACAACGTGCTGTCGCCCGCCAACGGCGAGCCGATCATCGTGCCGTCCCAGGACGTGGTTCTGGGTCTGTACTACATGACCCGCGAGGCGGTGAACGCCAAGGGCGAGGGTCGCGTGTTCGCCGACCTGCAGGAAGTCGACCGGGTGTTCCGCGCCGGCGAAGTGTCCCTGCACGCCCGCGTCAAGGTGCGTATCAACGAGGTGATCAAGGATCGCGACAGCGGCGAGATCACCCGCAACACCCGCATCGTCGACACCACCGTCGGCCGCGCGCTGCTGTTCCAGGTTGTTCCGGCCGGCCTGCCGTTCGACGTGGTCAACCAGTCGATGAAGAAGAAGGCGATCTCCAAGCTGATCAACCACGCCTATCGCGTGGTGGGTCTGAAGGACACCGTGATCTTCGCCGATCAGCTGATGTACACCGGTTTCGCCTATTCGACCATTTCCGGTGTGTCGATCGGCGTCAACGACTTCGTCATCCCCGACGAGAAGGCGCGCATCATCGATGCGGCCACTGCCGAGGTGAAGGAAATCGAAACCCAGTACGCCTCCGGCCTGGTGACCCAGGGCGAGAAGTACAACAAGGTCATCGACCTCTGGTCGAAGGCCAACGACGAAGTCTCCCGCGCGATGATGGCCAACCTCTCCAAGGAGCGGGTGGTCAACGCCAAGGGCGAGGAGGAGGAGCAGGACTCCTTCAACTCGATGTTCATGATGGCCGACTCCGGTGCGCGGGGCTCCGCGGCGCAGATCCGTCAGCTGGCCGGCATGCGCGGCCTGATGGCCAAGCCGGACGGCTCGATCATCGAAACGCCGATCACCGCGAACTTCCGTGAAGGCCTGAACGTACTGCAGTACTTCATCTCCACCCACGGTGCCCGTAAGGGTCTGGCGGATACCGCGCTGAAGACCGCGAACTCCGGTTACCTGACCCGTCGTCTGGTCGACGTGGCCCAGGATCTGGTGGTCACCGAGATCGACTGCGGCACCGAGCACGGTCTGCTGATGACCCCGCACATCGAAGGCGGCGACATCGTCGAGCCGCTCGGCGAGCGCGTGCTTGGCCGTGTGGTGGCCCGCGACGTGTGCAAGCCCGGTACCGAAGAGGTGATCGTTCCGACCGGCACCCTGATCGACGAGTCGTGGGTCGAGTTCCTCGAGCTGAACAGCGTCGACGAAGTGATCGTGCGTTCGCCGATCACCTGCGAGACTCGCTACGGCATCTGCGCCAAGTGCTATGGCCGCGATCTGGCCCGTGGCCACCGGGTCAACATCGGCGAAGCGGTCGGCGTCATCGCCGCCCAGTCGATCGGCGAGCCGGGTACCCAGCTGACCATGCGTACCTTCCACATCGGTGGTGCGGCGAGCCGGAGTGCGGCTCAGGACAGCATCCAGGTGAAGAACGGCGGTGCGATCCGTCTGCACAACCTGAAGCACGTCGAGCGTACCGACGGCGCGTTGGTGGCTGTGTCCCGCTCCGGCGAGCTGGCGGTAGCCGACGAGTTCGGGCGCGAGCGCGAGCGCTACAAGCTGCCCTACGGTGCGGTCATTTCCGTGAAGGAAGGCGACAAGGTCGAAGCTGGCGCCATCGTCGCCAAGTGGGATCCGCACACCCACCCGATCATCACCGAGATGGCCGGTACCGTGACCTTCGTCGGCATGGAGGAGGGCATCACCGTCCGCCGTCAGACCGACGAGCTGACCGGCCTGACCAACATCGAGGTGATGGACCCCAACGAGCGTCCGGCGGCCGGTCGCGAGATCCGTCCGGCGGTCAAGCTGGTCGACGCCAATGGCAAGGAGCTGCTGCTGCCGGGTACCGACGTGCCGGCCCAGTACTTCCTGCCGGCCAAGACCCTGGTCAACCTGTCCGACGGCGCCAAGGTGAGCGTGGGTGACGTGGTCGCACGTATCCCGCAGGAAACCTCGAAGACCCGCGACATCACCGGTGGTCTGCCGCGCGTCGCCGACCTGTTCGAGGCGCGCCGTCCGAAGGAGGCGTCGATCCTCGCCGAGATCAGCGGCACCATCAGCTTCGGCAAGGAAACCAAGGGCAAGCGTCGCCTGGTGATCACTCCCACCGACGGCAGCGAGCCCTACGAGGCGCTGATTCCGAAGTGGCGTCACCTCAACGTCTTCGAAGGCGAACAGGTGAACCGCGGCGAAGTGATCTCCGACGGTCCGAGCGATCCGCACGACATCCTGCGCCTGCTGGGCGTCAGTGCGCTGGCCAAGTACATCGTCAACGAGATCCAGGACGTGTACCGCCTGCAGGGTGTGAAGATCAACGACAAGCACATCGAAACCATCCTGCGCCAGATGCTGCGCAAGGTCGAGATTGCCGAGTCGGGCGACTCCAGCTTCATCAAGGGCGACCAGATGGAGCTGACCCAGGTGCTTGAAGAGAACGAGCGTCTGGCGGCGGACGACAAGTTCATCGCCAAGTACGAGCGCGTCCTGCTGGGCATCACCAAGGCCTCGCTGTCCACCGAGTCGTTCATCTCCGCGGCCTCCTTCCAGGAGACTACCCGCGTCCTCACCGAGGCGGCGGTCACCGGCAAGCGCGACTACCTGCGCGGCCTGAAGGAGAACGTGGTGGTGGGGCGTCTGATCCCGGCCGGTACCGGCCTGGCCTACCACAGCGAGCGCAAGCGCAAGCGCGAAGCCGACAAGCCGCAGCGCGTCAGCGCCAGCGAAGTCGAGGCCGCGCTGAGCGAAGCGCTGAACTTCGGCGAGAAGTGA
- the rpsL gene encoding 30S ribosomal protein S12 — protein MATINQLVRQPRKRVTEKSDVPALQNCPQRRGVCTRVYTTTPKKPNSALRKVCRVRLTNGYEVASYIGGEGHNLQEHSVVLIRGGRVKDLPGVRYHTVRGSLDTSGVKDRKQGRSKYGAKRPK, from the coding sequence ATGGCAACTATCAACCAGCTGGTGCGCCAGCCGCGCAAGCGCGTCACCGAAAAGAGTGACGTGCCGGCGCTGCAGAACTGCCCCCAGCGCCGCGGCGTTTGCACCCGTGTTTACACCACCACCCCGAAGAAGCCGAACTCGGCGCTGCGTAAGGTCTGCCGTGTGCGCCTGACCAACGGCTACGAAGTCGCTTCCTACATCGGCGGTGAAGGCCACAACCTGCAGGAACACAGCGTCGTGCTGATCCGCGGCGGCCGTGTAAAAGACCTTCCGGGTGTGCGTTATCACACCGTGCGCGGTTCGCTGGATACCTCCGGCGTGAAGGACCGTAAGCAGGGTCGTTCGAAGTACGGCGCCAAGCGTCCGAAGTAA
- the rpsG gene encoding 30S ribosomal protein S7, whose product MPRRRVAAKREILADPKYGSQILAKFMNHVMESGKKAVAERIVYGALDTVKQRKNVDPLETFEKALDAIAPLVEVKSRRVGGATYQVPVEVRPSRRNALAMRWLVDYARKRGEKSMALRLAGELIDAAEGKGAAVKKREDVHRMAEANKAFSHYRF is encoded by the coding sequence ATGCCAAGACGTCGTGTAGCGGCCAAGCGTGAAATCCTGGCCGATCCGAAGTACGGAAGCCAGATTCTGGCCAAGTTCATGAACCACGTGATGGAAAGCGGCAAGAAGGCCGTGGCCGAGCGCATCGTTTACGGCGCGCTGGACACCGTCAAGCAGCGCAAGAACGTCGACCCCCTGGAAACCTTCGAGAAAGCACTCGACGCCATCGCTCCGCTGGTCGAAGTGAAGTCCCGTCGTGTCGGCGGTGCTACCTACCAGGTTCCGGTCGAAGTTCGTCCGTCCCGTCGCAACGCTCTGGCCATGCGCTGGCTGGTAGATTACGCGCGCAAGCGTGGTGAGAAGTCCATGGCCCTGCGCCTGGCTGGTGAGCTGATTGATGCCGCCGAGGGCAAGGGTGCTGCGGTGAAGAAGCGTGAAGACGTGCACCGTATGGCCGAAGCCAACAAGGCCTTCTCGCACTACCGTTTCTAA
- the fusA gene encoding elongation factor G, protein MARTTPINLYRNIGICAHVDAGKTTTTERVLFYTGVNHKMGETHDGASTTDWMVQEQERGITITSAAVTAFWQGSQKQFKNHRVNVIDTPGHVDFTIEVERSLRVLDGAVVVFCGTSGVEPQSETVWRQANKYGVPRIVYVNKMDRQGANFLRVVEQIKKRLGHTPVPLQLPIGAEENFEGQIDLMKMKAIYWNEEDKGTTYREEEIPAELADLAAEYRSNMVEAAAEANEELMNKYLEEGDLSVEEIKAGLRQRTIACEIVPAVCGSSFKNKGVPLVLDAVVEFLPAPTDIPAIKGVHPDDEEKVDERVASDDAPFAALAFKIATDPFVGTLTFTRVYSGFLSSGDSVLNSVKGKKERVGRMVQMHANQRDEIKEVRAGDIAALIGMKDVTTGDTLCSIENPIILERMDFPEPVISVAVEPKTKADQEKMGIALGRLAQEDPSFRVKTDEETGQTIISGMGELHLDILVDRMRREFNVEANIGKPQVAYREAIRNKCEIEGKFVRQSGGRGQFGHCWIRFEPSDEGQEGLEFKNEVVGGVVPKEYIPAIQKGIEEQMKNGVVAGYPLIGLKATVFDGSYHDVDSNEMAFKIAASMATKQLAQKGGAVLLEPIMKVEVVTPEDYMGDVMGDLNRRRGLIQGMDDSVSGKVIRAEVPLGEMFGYATDVRSMSQGRASYSMEFSKYSEAPANIAEAIVKKQG, encoded by the coding sequence GTGGCCCGTACGACTCCTATCAATCTCTACCGTAACATCGGTATCTGCGCCCACGTGGACGCAGGCAAGACCACCACCACCGAGCGGGTGCTGTTCTATACCGGTGTTAACCACAAAATGGGTGAAACCCACGACGGCGCCTCGACCACCGACTGGATGGTTCAGGAGCAGGAGCGTGGTATCACCATCACCTCCGCTGCGGTCACTGCCTTCTGGCAGGGTTCCCAGAAGCAGTTCAAGAACCACCGCGTCAACGTGATCGATACCCCCGGCCACGTGGACTTCACCATCGAAGTGGAGCGCTCCCTGCGCGTGCTCGACGGTGCTGTCGTGGTGTTCTGCGGCACCTCCGGCGTTGAGCCGCAGTCGGAAACCGTATGGCGTCAGGCCAACAAGTACGGCGTGCCGCGTATCGTCTACGTCAACAAGATGGACCGCCAGGGCGCCAACTTCCTGCGCGTGGTCGAGCAGATCAAGAAGCGCCTGGGTCACACCCCGGTACCGCTGCAGCTGCCGATCGGTGCCGAGGAAAACTTCGAGGGTCAGATCGACCTGATGAAGATGAAGGCGATCTACTGGAACGAAGAAGACAAGGGCACCACCTACCGCGAGGAAGAGATTCCCGCCGAGCTGGCTGACCTGGCCGCCGAATACCGCTCCAACATGGTCGAGGCGGCTGCCGAAGCCAACGAAGAGCTGATGAACAAGTATCTCGAAGAGGGCGACCTGTCCGTCGAAGAGATCAAGGCTGGTCTGCGTCAGCGCACCATCGCCTGCGAAATCGTTCCGGCCGTCTGCGGCTCGTCGTTCAAGAACAAGGGCGTGCCCCTGGTTCTCGACGCGGTGGTCGAATTCCTGCCGGCGCCGACCGACATCCCGGCCATCAAGGGTGTTCACCCGGATGACGAGGAGAAGGTCGACGAGCGTGTGGCTTCCGATGACGCCCCGTTCGCTGCCCTGGCGTTCAAGATCGCTACCGACCCGTTCGTTGGCACCCTGACCTTCACCCGCGTCTACTCGGGCTTCCTCAGCTCCGGCGACTCGGTGCTGAACTCGGTCAAGGGCAAGAAGGAACGCGTTGGCCGGATGGTGCAGATGCACGCCAACCAGCGCGACGAGATCAAGGAAGTGCGCGCCGGCGACATCGCCGCACTGATCGGCATGAAGGACGTCACCACCGGTGACACCCTGTGCTCGATCGAAAATCCGATCATCCTCGAGCGTATGGACTTCCCGGAGCCGGTGATCTCGGTTGCCGTCGAGCCGAAGACCAAGGCTGACCAGGAGAAGATGGGTATCGCTCTGGGTCGCCTTGCTCAGGAAGACCCCTCGTTCCGCGTCAAGACCGACGAAGAAACCGGCCAGACCATCATCTCCGGCATGGGTGAGCTGCACCTGGACATCCTTGTCGACCGTATGCGTCGCGAGTTCAACGTCGAGGCCAACATCGGCAAGCCGCAGGTGGCTTACCGTGAAGCGATCCGCAACAAGTGCGAGATCGAAGGCAAGTTCGTTCGTCAGTCCGGCGGTCGTGGCCAGTTCGGTCACTGCTGGATCCGCTTCGAGCCGTCCGACGAAGGTCAGGAAGGTCTCGAGTTCAAGAACGAAGTCGTGGGCGGTGTGGTTCCGAAGGAATACATCCCGGCGATCCAGAAGGGTATCGAAGAGCAGATGAAGAACGGCGTCGTCGCCGGCTATCCGCTCATCGGCCTGAAGGCAACCGTGTTCGACGGTTCCTACCATGACGTTGACTCCAACGAAATGGCGTTCAAGATCGCGGCCTCCATGGCGACCAAGCAGCTGGCCCAGAAGGGTGGTGCCGTCCTGCTCGAGCCGATCATGAAGGTCGAGGTGGTGACTCCGGAAGACTACATGGGCGACGTGATGGGCGACCTGAACCGTCGTCGCGGCCTGATCCAGGGTATGGACGACAGCGTCTCCGGCAAGGTGATCCGCGCCGAGGTGCCGCTGGGCGAGATGTTCGGTTACGCTACCGACGTCCGCTCGATGTCCCAGGGTCGTGCGAGCTACTCCATGGAGTTCTCGAAGTACTCCGAGGCTCCGGCGAACATCGCCGAAGCCATCGTCAAGAAACAAGGCTGA
- the tuf gene encoding elongation factor Tu has protein sequence MAKEKFERNKPHVNVGTIGHVDHGKTTLTAALTRVCAEVFGSGGVSKGYDQIDNAPEEKARGITINTSHVEYDSPVRHYAHVDCPGHADYVKNMITGAAQMDGAILVCSAADGPMPQTREHILLSRQVGVPYIVVFLNKADMVDDAELLELVEMEVRDLLSTYDFPGDDTPIIVGSALMALNGEDDNGMGTTAVKTLVETLDSYIPEPVRAIDQPFLMPIEDVFSISGRGTVVTGRVERGIVKVQEEVEIVGIRPTTKTTCTGVEMFRKLLDEGRAGENVGVLLRGIKREDVERGQVLAKPGTIKPHTKFEAEVYVLSKEEGGRHTPFFKGYRPQFYFRTTDVTGNCELPEGVEMVMPGDNVKMVVTLIAPIAMEDGLRFAIREGGRTVGAGVVAKVIE, from the coding sequence GTGGCTAAAGAGAAATTCGAACGTAACAAACCGCACGTCAACGTCGGCACCATCGGTCACGTTGACCATGGCAAGACCACTCTGACCGCAGCCCTGACCCGCGTTTGCGCCGAAGTCTTCGGCTCGGGCGGCGTCTCCAAGGGTTACGACCAGATCGACAACGCGCCGGAAGAAAAGGCTCGTGGTATCACCATCAACACCTCCCACGTTGAGTACGATTCCCCGGTTCGCCACTACGCGCACGTCGACTGCCCGGGTCACGCCGACTACGTGAAGAACATGATCACCGGTGCCGCCCAGATGGACGGCGCTATCCTGGTCTGCTCCGCTGCTGACGGCCCCATGCCGCAGACCCGCGAGCACATCCTGCTGTCCCGTCAGGTTGGCGTTCCCTACATCGTCGTGTTCCTGAACAAGGCTGACATGGTCGACGACGCCGAGCTGCTGGAACTGGTCGAGATGGAAGTTCGCGACCTGCTGTCCACCTACGACTTCCCGGGCGACGACACCCCGATCATCGTCGGTTCCGCGCTGATGGCGCTGAACGGCGAAGACGACAACGGCATGGGCACCACCGCCGTCAAGACCCTGGTCGAGACCCTGGACTCCTACATTCCGGAGCCGGTGCGTGCCATCGACCAGCCGTTCCTGATGCCGATCGAAGACGTGTTCTCGATCTCCGGTCGCGGTACTGTGGTGACCGGTCGTGTCGAGCGCGGCATCGTCAAGGTTCAGGAAGAAGTCGAGATCGTCGGTATCCGTCCGACCACCAAGACTACCTGCACCGGCGTGGAAATGTTCCGCAAGCTGCTCGACGAAGGTCGTGCTGGCGAGAACGTCGGCGTGCTGCTGCGCGGCATCAAGCGTGAAGACGTCGAGCGTGGTCAGGTTCTGGCCAAGCCGGGCACCATCAAGCCGCACACCAAGTTCGAAGCCGAAGTGTACGTGCTGTCCAAGGAAGAAGGCGGTCGTCACACTCCGTTCTTCAAGGGCTACCGTCCGCAGTTCTACTTCCGTACCACCGACGTGACCGGTAACTGCGAACTGCCGGAAGGCGTCGAGATGGTCATGCCGGGCGACAACGTCAAGATGGTTGTCACCCTGATCGCTCCGATCGCCATGGAAGACGGCCTGCGCTTCGCGATCCGCGAAGGCGGTCGTACCGTTGGCGCCGGCGTGGTTGCCAAGGTCATCGAGTAA
- the rpsJ gene encoding 30S ribosomal protein S10 has translation MQNQQIRIRLKAFDHRLIDQSTQEIVETAKRTGAQVRGPIPLPTRKERFTVLVSPHVNKDARDQYEIRTHKRVLDIVQPTDKTVDALMKLDLAAGVEVQISLG, from the coding sequence ATGCAAAACCAACAAATCCGTATTCGGTTGAAGGCTTTTGACCACCGCCTGATCGATCAATCCACCCAGGAAATCGTGGAAACCGCGAAACGTACTGGTGCTCAGGTCCGTGGTCCGATCCCCCTGCCGACCCGCAAGGAGCGGTTCACCGTGCTGGTTTCCCCGCACGTCAACAAGGATGCGCGTGATCAGTACGAAATTCGTACTCACAAGCGCGTACTCGACATCGTTCAGCCGACCGACAAGACCGTCGACGCGCTGATGAAGCTCGACCTTGCTGCCGGTGTCGAAGTGCAAATCAGCCTCGGCTGA